In a genomic window of Anaerolineales bacterium:
- a CDS encoding cupin domain-containing protein, with translation MPESQKPHAFVQDINLTLGQVPPDSILSRSLYQAADCKVILFGFAPGQMLSEHTAARPAVIHILAGEVELTLGADHFQAGPGSWAHLEPNVRHSLLAKTPTVMLLTLIGGEG, from the coding sequence ATGCCTGAATCCCAGAAGCCGCACGCATTTGTCCAGGACATCAATCTCACCCTGGGACAGGTCCCACCCGATAGCATCCTCAGCCGCAGCCTGTACCAGGCCGCTGACTGCAAGGTGATCCTGTTCGGCTTCGCTCCGGGTCAGATGCTCTCCGAGCACACTGCCGCACGTCCGGCGGTGATCCACATTCTGGCGGGGGAGGTCGAACTCACGCTGGGTGCGGATCACTTCCAGGCCGGCCCCGGGTCCTGGGCTCACCTGGAGCCAAACGTGCGGCACAGCCTGCTGGCCAAGACCCCGACCGTGATGCTGCTGACGCTCATCGGTGGAGAAGGATGA